A stretch of Kazachstania africana CBS 2517 chromosome 7, complete genome DNA encodes these proteins:
- the MSB1 gene encoding Msb1p (similar to Saccharomyces cerevisiae MSB1 (YOR188W); ancestral locus Anc_6.97), protein MNETIKPLPNPPVNKSRPTSPVRKADKAQQDGDDEEFEFFNDFERDKVKGVIHLITASLKEKAIDVEYLMIPFRPEQTNEKLLRFLNEIFPQGNGVPVNDSLQAKIISKTNEWTLFQSLKYIWARLPNSEVIGWQAYLEFKLREAEKNFPQKAFLEIMPQCLDSPHHASIVYDFFDLIVTIASNAKVNKLSARKISKMCAIWAFDKPVHVNKGNDLDFDSKTPINPEKKSNNSLQDGLDQWIPGSDAMFHLLLAFLKSFITNDLETSKLPRSLKSVLFNNDYPPEGSTAYSSETILTIPLVTLYTDDFSRKPWQLLERCNDLLDFSNHDAFEAREDYALLKSLFKKKNNVEGISRKMSQESRRIMKLMSTKHSTLQAGWARRRPLENIHELDEFIQVKRVDIDDYFIWTWLSSLSYEQTSQKKKIFGRSLILEFEFDGFKKWVVFQECDITLAYNSQSQLKKQIESNKREEVSTTEPEEQHGAQEGSPSYLIGKSPTAVSPIQIEQQSNPGAYHTVISKDVLNKNSAKHNKNLHVFEQKLYKWNPLNNLRKKSSSSNSSSIHETALPNEVQTTAEVDYNYELPPVDTGKNFQVDIANVKELPSQFSKRDKSTKDNNNNNNNTIAEINGMVEQMMIKDYENERTPVIEQETFESVTRFDHYKSSNLSHMEFDAASSISSPIESLKINNRTEESISEPKAYAKPLPLVDTKRKNSPTQPSSLQYAISSSSRTPSPQRPRVQPQLQPQPQLQIQPQPQPQSQPQLQPQLQTQPQPQPQPQLQPQLQPQPQIQTQTQLQPQVQIPPQAQPRSQIQFQQQGSSKTTTIPQAQPQASSIQFQQYEGTNSEIQYIQPQCLSEQKASTTSDLSIKEEFSSDSFNPNRRTNPQHSPMRNIQKNGLSPSPVLERQDVSPRHQQPIMQSPSSQPILKSPSPPLNQLPPAQLTNGYAQSPVASSQDMYFSPSNLQSVLPVTNISPQARQEKFLPVMQAQAYPYNNLTPIVRQQKQGTNVASQNQYAQVQPSYLTKRQQHASPQAYNQGRHQQPYMMNPQSYNQGYYNNYPQGQPMQPAQLVQPLPPSQPIQQAQNYAGYVHSTPPPVNIPVASFSANRLHGNTNKRQDRKKLYDNIRSGNFGI, encoded by the coding sequence ATGAACGAAACCATTAAGCCATTACCTAATCCCCCAGTCAATAAATCTAGGCCTACTAGTCCTGTACGAAAGGCAGACAAAGCGCAACAAGatggtgatgatgaagagttcgaatttttcaatgacttTGAGCGTGATAAAGTTAAAGGAGTTATTCATTTAATTACGGCctcattgaaagaaaaggcAATAGACgtagaatatttgatgatcCCATTTAGACCAGAGCAGACAAATGAAAAACTATTGCGGTTCCtaaatgaaatattccCGCAGGGAAATGGAGTGCCAGTAAATGATTCCCTCCAAGCAAAAATTATCTCAAAGACAAACGAATGGACTCTATTCCAATCGTTGAAATACATCTGGGCAAGATTGCCAAATTCTGAAGTTATTGGGTGGCAAGCATATTTGGAGTTCAAGCTGAGAGAGGCTGAGAAAAACTTTCCACAAAAAGCCTTTTTAGAAATTATGCCCCAATGTCTTGATTCTCCTCATCATGCATCGATTGTTTATGATTTTTTCGATCTCATTGTAACGATAGCGTCAAATGCCAAAGTTAATAAGTTAAGTGCCAGAAAAATCTCAAAAATGTGCGCAATATGGGCCTTTGATAAACCAGTTCATGTTAACAAAGGAAATGATTTAGATTTTGATTCTAAAACGCCAATAAATCCAGAAAAGAAGTCCAACAATTCATTACAGGACGGTCTTGATCAATGGATTCCGGGCTCTGATGCAATGTTCCACTTATTGCTAGCGttcttgaaaagttttattACAAATGATTTAGAAACTTCAAAGTTACCAAGATCACTGAAGAGCGTACtttttaataatgattATCCTCCAGAGGGTTCTACTGCATATTCCTCGGAAACTATTCTTACTATTCCACTGGTTACATTATATACTGATGACTTCTCAAGGAAGCCATGGCAGCTGTTGGAAAGATGCAATGACCTTTTAGATTTCTCAAATCATGATGCTTTTGAAGCTCGTGAAGATTATGCCCTACTAAAATCTctattcaagaagaaaaataacgTTGAGGGGATAAGTAGGAAAATGTCACAAGAATCTAGaagaataatgaaattaatgtCAACAAAACATTCTACCCTTCAAGCAGGTTGGGCTCGCAGAAGACCGctagaaaatattcatgAATTGGATGAATTTATTCAGGTGAAAAGGGTTGATATTGATGACTATTTTATCTGGACTTGgttatcttcattatcctATGAACAAACTTcgcaaaagaaaaaaatatttggcAGATCGTTAATATtagaatttgaatttgatggtttcaaaaaatgggTAGTTTTCCAAGAATGTGATATTACTCTTGCCTACAATAGTCAGAGCCAGTTAAAGAAGCAGATTGAAAGTAATAAGCGGGAAGAAGTGTCGACAACCGAACCAGAAGAGCAACACGGTGCGCAAGAAGGATCACCCTCTTATTTGATCGGGAAATCTCCAACAGCTGTTTCACCGattcaaattgaacaaCAGTCTAATCCCGGAGCTTATCACACTGTTATAAGCAAAGATGTGCTCAACAAAAATTCAGCGAAACATAACAAAAACCTTCATGTATTTGAGCAAAAACTCTATAAATGGAATCCGCTCAAtaatttgagaaaaaaaagtagtaGTAGCAATAGCTCATCGATACATGAAACTGCGTTACCAAATGAGGTCCAAACAACGGCTGAAGTGGATTATAATTACGAACTGCCTCCTGTAGATACAGGAAAGAACTTCCAGGTTGATATAGCGAACGTGAAGGAGCTACCTTCTCAATTCAGCAAAAGAGATAAATCAActaaagataataataacaataataataatacaataGCTGAGATAAATGGTATGGTTGAacaaatgatgataaagGATTATGAAAATGAACGGACGCCTGTGATTGAACAAGAAACTTTCGAGAGTGTTACAAGGTTTGATCACTacaaatcttcaaatttgagTCATATGGAGTTTGATGCAGCTAGTTCCATATCAAGTCCTATTGAATCTCTGAAGATAAATAATCGTACAGAGGAGAGTATATCTGAGCCTAAAGCTTATGCAAAGCCTTTGCCTCTTGTTGATACGAAACGAAAAAACTCTCCTACACAGCCAAGCTCTTTACAATATGCTATATCCTCTTCTTCCCGGACGCCTTCACCACAGAGACCCAGAGTCCAACCACAGTTGCAACCTCAACCACAGCTACAAATTCAGCCACAACCACAACCACAATCACAACCACAGCTACAACCACAGCTACAAACTCAACCTCAACCCCAACCTCAACCACAACTACAACCACAATTACAACCACAACCACAGATTCAAACTCAAACTCAGCTTCAGCCACAAGTCCAGATTCCCCCACAAGCCCAACCTCGTTCGCAGATCCAATTCCAACAGCAAGGTTCTTCTAAAACCACGACTATACCGCAAGCACAGCCTCAAGCTTCTTCAATCcaatttcaacaatatGAGGGCACAAATAGTGAAATTCAGTACATACAACCTCAGTGCTTGTCAGAACAGAAAGCATCTACAACTTCAGACctttcaataaaagaagaattctCTAGTGATTCTTTCAATCCAAATAGACGAACTAATCCACAACATTCCCCTATGAGGAATATTCAGAAAAACGGGTTGTCACCCTCACCAGTCCTAGAAAGACAAGATGTGAGTCCAAGGCACCAACAGCCAATTATGCAATCACCTTCAAGCCAACCAATTCTTAAATCACCCTCTCCGCCTTTGAACCAACTTCCACCAGCGCAACTCACAAATGGCTATGCACAATCACCAGTAGCGTCATCACAAGATATGTACTTTTCACCATCTAATCTACAATCTGTCTTGCCGGTTACGAATATTTCACCTCAAGCAAGACAGGAAAAATTCTTACCTGTGATGCAGGCTCAGGCTTATCCTTATAATAATTTAACGCCCATAGTTAGGCAGCAAAAGCAAGGTACGAACGTTGCGTCACAAAATCAATATGCGCAAGTTCAACCTTCTTATCTTACTAAACGCCAACAGCATGCATCTCCACAGGCATACAACCAAGGACGTCATCAGCAGCCCTACATGATGAATCCACAGAGTTACAACCAAGGTTACTACAATAACTATCCTCAAGGACAACCAATGCAACCGGCACAACTGGTTCAGCCCCTTCCACCGTCACAGCCAATCCAGCAAGCTCAAAACTACGCAGGTTATGTGCATTCAACCCCACCACCAGTAAATATTCCAGTTGCATCGTTTAGTGCAAACAGATTGCATGGTAATACAAACAAGAGACAAGAtaggaaaaaattatacGATAATATACGTAGTGGTAATTTTGGTATAtag
- the TUF1 gene encoding translation elongation factor Tu (similar to Saccharomyces cerevisiae TUF1 (YOR187W); ancestral locus Anc_6.95), which translates to MSLLLPRTVLSTFRFSATKLPRILTTVSSRSYAAQFDRSKPHVNIGTIGHVDHGKTTLTAAITKILAKSGGANFLDYSSIDKAPEERARGITISTAHVEYETKKRHYSHVDCPGHADYIKNMITGAAQMDGAIIVVAATDGQMPQTREHLLLARQVGVSKIVVYVNKVDTIDDPEMLELVEMEMRELLSTYGFDGDNCPIIMGSALCALEGKKPEIGEQSILKLLDAIDEYIPTPKRDLEKPFLMPIEDVFSISGRGTVVTGRVERGELKKGEELEIVGYNKTPLKTTVTGVEMFRKELDQAMAGDNAGILLRGIRRDQIKRGMILAKPGTVNAHTKVLASLYILTKEEGGRHSGFGENYRPQMFIRTADVTAVLKFPGGCEDHSKQVLPGDNIEMECELIHPTPIEEGQRFNIREGGKTVGTGLVTRIIE; encoded by the coding sequence ATGTCCTTGTTGTTACCCAGAACAGTGCTATCAACTTTCAGGTTCTCAGCAACCAAATTACCTCGTATTTTGACCACCGTTTCATCCCGTTCGTACGCTGCTCAATTCGACCGTTCGAAACCTCATGTCAACATAGGTACTATCGGTCATGTCGATCACGGTAAGACTACTTTAACTGCTGCAATTACAAAGATTCTTGCTAAATCAGGAGGCGCTAATTTCTTAGActattcttcaattgacAAGGCTCCAGAAGAAAGAGCCCGTGGTATCACCATCTCTACTGCACACGTAGAATACgaaacaaagaaaagacaTTATTCTCATGTCGATTGTCCAGGACATGCTGATTACATCAAGAATATGATTACAGGTGCAGCACAAATGGACGGTGCTATTATTGTCGTTGCCGCAACCGATGGTCAAATGCCTCAAACTAGAGAACATTTATTATTGGCAAGACAAGTCGGTGTGTCAAAGATCGTCGTATATGTCAATAAAGTTGATACCATAGATGACCCTGAGATGTTAGAACTGGTAGAAATGGAAATGAGGGAATTGTTAAGTACTTATGGGTTCGATGGTGATAATTGTCCAATCATTATGGGTTCCGCACTATGTGCACTAGAAGGTAAAAAACCAGAAATTGGCGAACAATCAATCCTTAAATTATTAGACGCCATTGATGAATATATTCCAACACCAAAGAGAGATTTGGAGAAACCTTTCCTAATGCCCATTGAAGatgttttttcaatttccgGTAGAGGTACCGTCGTTACGGGTCGTGTTGAGAGAggtgaattgaaaaagggTGAAGAACTGGAAATCGTAGGTTATAATAAGACCCCATTAAAGACTACCGTCACGGGTGTCGAAATGTTCAGAAAGGAATTGGATCAAGCAATGGCTGGTGACAATGCCGGTATCCTATTAAGAGGCATCAGAAGAGACCAAATCAAGAGAGGTATGATCTTAGCTAAACCCGGCACTGTCAACGCTCATACAAAGGTTCTTGCATCCTTATATATCCTAACCAAGGAAGAAGGTGGAAGACACTCTGGTTTTGGTGAAAATTATAGACCACAAATGTTTATTAGAACAGCAGACGTTACTGCCGTCCTGAAGTTCCCAGGAGGTTGTGAGGATCACTCAAAACAAGTTTTACCAGGTGATAACATTGAGATGGAATGTGAGTTGATCCATCCAACACCAATCGAAGAAGGTCAAAGATTTAACATCAGAGAAGGTGGTAAGACCGTCGGAACAGGTCTTGTTACAAGAATTATCGAATAG
- the ATP14 gene encoding F1F0 ATP synthase subunit h (similar to Saccharomyces cerevisiae ATP14 (YLR295C); ancestral locus Anc_6.92) codes for MLFTRTLVRSSTTVLRKFGTTPGPRNLVKDLYLKELGSMNVTHINSALSSNPALKENIIDWTPPSKPKMPSTELGSTSIDDYVNQSVETMEPQTNEEVKEDFEEDWLVIENTVDDTQAAH; via the coding sequence ATGTTGTTTACACGCACGCTGGTGAGATCGTCTACAACCGTATTGAGGAAGTTCGGCACGACTCCCGGCCCCAGAAACCTAGTTAAGGACTTGTATTTGAAAGAACTAGGTTCCATGAACGTTACACATATTAATAGTGCGCTCAGTTCCAATCCAGCATTGAAAGAGAATATCATCGATTGGACTCCTCCTAGTAAACCAAAGATGCCTTCAACCGAATTGGGATCAACTAGTATAGATGACTATGTGAATCAGTCAGTCGAAACTATGGAACCTCAAACCAATGAGGAAGTGAAAGAAGACTTCGAAGAAGATTGGCTCGTCATTGAAAACACAGTAGATGATACACAGGCTGCTCATTGA
- the SER1 gene encoding O-phospho-L-serine:2-oxoglutarate transaminase (similar to Saccharomyces cerevisiae SER1 (YOR184W); ancestral locus Anc_6.84), whose product MSQLDREEPSHFGAGPAQMPTNVLKQAALDLLNYQNMGLGIGEISHRSKEAVALINETKENLIKLLEIPGTHDVFFLQGGGTTGFSSIATNLNQAYIARHGKVGKAGYLVTGSWSQKAYEEAKRLRIQSEVIFDARNFSQDGKFGIIPNEKEWSNKIESLKDDLSYVYLCENETVHGIEWGPELPKCLSDVEVVADLSSDILSRKIDVSRYGVIMAGAQKNIGLAGLTLYIIKKSLLSDIEKFNKEFAGKFEDNVHVPVTPIAFEFPTAVKNNSSYNTIPIFTLHVMNLVFRNLIAKGGIEQQQIENEEKAELLYRTLDSFPEFYNIPVDKSCRSKMNVVFTIKKDGLDDLFIEGAKKLKLTGLKGHRSVGGFRASIYNALSLEAVTKLADFVEDFAKKNM is encoded by the coding sequence ATGTCACAATTAGATAGAGAAGAACCGTCTCATTTTGGCGCTGGTCCAGCACAGATGCCTACTAACGTCCTTAAGCAAGCCGCATTGGATTTGttgaattatcaaaatatggGTCTTGGTATTGGTGAAATTTCACACAGATCCAAGGAAGCTGTAGCATTGATTAATGAAACGAAGGAAAATTTAATTAAGTTATTGGAAATTCCTGGCACTCATGATGTGTTTTTCTTGCAAGGTGGTGGTACTACCGgtttttcatcaattgctacaaatttgaatcaagCTTACATTGCTAGACATGGTAAAGTGGGTAAAGCTGGATACCTTGTCACTGGGTCATGGTCACAAAAGGCGTATGAGGAAGCTAAGAGACTAAGAATACAAAGTGAGGTTATATTTGACGctagaaatttttcacaaGATGGTAAATTCGGAATAATCCCTAATGAGAAAGAATGGAGTAATAAGATTGAATCTTTGAAGGATGATTTATCATACGTCTACCTTTGTGAGAATGAAACCGTTCATGGTATCGAATGGGGTCCAGAATTACCAAAATGTCTTTCAGATGTTGAAGTGGTCGCTGATTTGTCCAGTGACATCTTATCGAGGAAAATTGACGTTTCCAGATACGGCGTTATTATGGCAGGTGCACAGAAAAATATTGGTTTGGCTGGGTTAACATTATACATCATTAAGAAATCTCTATTGTCAGATATTGAGAAATTCAACAAGGAATTTGCTGGGAAATTTGAAGACAATGTTCATGTTCCAGTGACACCAATTGCTTTTGAATTCCCTACTGCTGTGAAAAACAATTCCTCATACAATACTATTCCTATTTTCACTTTACATGTAATGAACTTAGTCTTCAGGAATTTAATTGCAAAGGGCGGTATCgaacaacaacaaattgaaaatgaagagaaaGCAGAATTACTCTATAGGACACTGGACAGTTTCCCTGAATTTTATAACATTCCAGTTGATAAATCCTGCAGATCAAAGATGAATGTTGTTTTTACTATAAAGAAAGATGGACTAGATGATTTATTCATTGAAGGagccaagaaattgaaattaactGGATTAAAGGGACATCGTTCAGTAGGTGGATTCAGAGCGTCAATTTATAATGCATTATCGTTGGAAGCTGTTACAAAATTGGCagattttgttgaagattttgcaaagaaaaatatgtaa
- the RPS30B gene encoding 40S ribosomal protein eS30 (similar to Saccharomyces cerevisiae RPS30A (YLR287C-A) and RPS30B (YOR182C); ancestral locus Anc_6.83): MGKVHGSLARAGKVKSQTPKVEKTEKPKSPKGRAYKRLLYTRRFVNVTLTNGKRRMNPGPSSQ, translated from the exons ATG GGTAAAGTTCATGGTTCCTTAGCTCGTGCTGGTAAAGTCAAGTCCCAAACTCCAAAGGTCGAAAAGACTGAAAAGCCAAAATCTCCAAAGGGTAGAGCTTACAAGAGATTATTGTACACCAGAAGATTCGTTAACGTTACTTTAACTAACGGTAAGAGAAGAATGAATCCAGGTCCATCTTCccaataa
- the LAS17 gene encoding actin-binding protein LAS17 (similar to Saccharomyces cerevisiae LAS17 (YOR181W); ancestral locus Anc_6.81) encodes MGLLNNQDKEKIKRVLPKNSNKIIDVAIARLYIAYPKESEWTYTGLSGAITLIDDLVGHTFFLKLVDIFSDNGIIWDQELYVNFQYYQDRTFFHSFEIEECYVGLLFVDTNEASHFLKRVQKREKYGSKKTLMNKNALQLSKKIRNEQKNVVTHGPRGETIISNQRQRYNYENVENLPSTKKKAPPPPPPVEEFQHDTSNTDYDTQDDENNDSLSVPSTTTPTIQEQEQEQEQEEKPAPVKHSVPPLPAQFQNNNNPFPIPESNNPFPFPQQQANMPFPIPQQQQANMPFPIPQQQQAMAPAFNRPLPTVPNGRPVPVPPRSNLGGAATAPPPPPARRGPAPPPPPHRGATTTNVNRSIPPPVPASRRGPVPPPPPRNVRNNQSMNLPSSNTPPITTFNTNVNATPYAQPLQTVPVAAPVAPPMPNQYEPPTFAAPQSQQQYNTPSSPVASPMPNQYNTSVPVAPPPPPMSTQPNTAAPPPPPPPIPSQFASSSSVVPPPPPPPSAMDGNSGFVESTGDTGRDALLASIRQSGGISALKKVDKSQLDKPSALLQEARGEQVATTSTPSGGNATDQASLADALAAALNQRKSKISGNDDHDNGDDW; translated from the coding sequence ATGGGTTTGTTGAATAAccaagataaagaaaagataaaacGTGTCTTAcccaaaaattcaaataaaatcatCGATGTTGCAATAGCAAGATTATATATTGCGTATCCAAAGGAAAGTGAATGGACTTATACAGGTTTATCTGGTGCAATCACATTGATCGATGATCTCGTTGGTCAtactttctttcttaaattaGTCGACATCTTTAGTGATAATGGTATCATTTGGGATCAAGAATTATACGTTAATTTCCAATATTATCAAGATCGTACTTTCTTTCAcagttttgaaattgaagaatgtTACGTCGGTTTATTATTCGTTGATACAAATGAAGCTTctcattttttaaaaagaGTTCAAAAACGTGAAAAATATGGCTCAAAGAAAACTCTCATGAATAAAAATGCTTTACAATTATCTAAAAAGATAAGaaatgaacaaaaaaatgttGTCACTCATGGTCCAAGAGGTGAAACTATCATTTCGAATCAAAGACAAAGATACAATTATGAAAATgtagaaaatttaccaaGTACGAAGAAAAAAGCTCCTCCTCCTCCACCACCAGTAGAAGAATTTCAACACGATACTAGTAATACTGATTATGATACgcaagatgatgaaaataatgatagCTTATCGGTACCTTCTACTACAACACCCACCATAcaagaacaagaacaagaacaagaacaagaagagaAACCGGCTCCAGTGAAGCATAGCGTACCACCGTTACCAGcacaatttcaaaataataataatccATTCCCTATTCCGGAGAGTAATAATCCATTTCCTTTTCCTCAACAGCAGGCAAATATGCCATTCCCTATTccacaacaacagcagGCAAATATGCCATTCCCTATCCCACAGCAGCAGCAGGCAATGGCCCCAGCATTTAACAGACCATTGCCCACAGTACCTAATGGACGGCCTGTCCCAGTACCGCCAAGATCTAATCTCGGTGGTGCAGCAACAGCTCCGCCACCTCCCCCTGCAAGACGTGGTCCAGCGCCACCGCCTCCCCCACATAGAGGAGCTACTACTACAAATGTAAACAGATCTATACCACCCCCTGTGCCTGCTTCTAGAAGAGGCCCTGTACCACCACCTCCCCCAAGAAATGTAAGAAATAATCAATCTATGAATTTACCAAGTAGTAATACTCCCCCAATTACAACGTTCAATACAAATGTAAATGCAACTCCATATGCCCAGCCGCTTCAAACAGTACCAGTTGCTGCGCCGGTTGCACCACCCATGCCAAATCAATATGAACCACCTACATTCGCAGCTCCACAATCACAGCAACAGTACAATACGCCATCTTCACCTGTCGCGTCACCAATGCCAAATCAATATAACACATCAGTGCCCGTTGCTCCTCCTCCGCCCCCAATGTCCACTCAACCAAACACAGCTGCTCCACCTCCACCACCTCCTCCAATACCTAGTCAATTCGCTAGTAGTTCTTCCGTTGTTCCACCTCCACCACCTCCACCGTCAGCAATGGATGGTAACTCTGGATTTGTAGAGAGTACGGGCGATACAGGTAGAGACGCACTGTTAGCATCAATTAGACAATCTGGCGGTATATCAGcattaaaaaaagtagACAAATCACAACTAGATAAGCCCAGTGCTCTATTACAAGAAGCTCGTGGAGAACAAGTAGCTACAACATCTACCCCATCGGGAGGCAATGCCACCGATCAGGCATCGTTGGCAGATGCATTGGCTGCTGCATtaaaccaaagaaaaagtaaGATTAGTGGCAATGACGATCATGACAACGGTGACGATTGGTAA
- the DCI1 gene encoding putative dodecenoyl-CoA isomerase DCI1 (similar to Saccharomyces cerevisiae ECI1 (YLR284C) and DCI1 (YOR180C); ancestral locus Anc_6.78), with amino-acid sequence MSERVSYTIEGHLFIIRLNDPKRLNSLTFPDFVKIAYYLTLSNKNDDVYLTLIQSTGEFFSSGGKFESVIDNTPRRQDTIEDIMDVLGAVASPNVYVSNAFAMHDKPIICCLNGPAVGLSACLVMLSDIVYAKNDSVYLLFPFANLGFVAEVGSSVTLAEKIGINKANEVLYFAKKLEFNAMIDKIINKNYNLSDTVEFNKKICQDVNEKLKQINANSLRSMKKLINHDLKLKLVAAQSMETTTTLPFWLSEEPYNRFKQMQQKQRRHKL; translated from the coding sequence ATGAGTGAAAGAGTAAGTTATACGATTGAAGGACATTTATTTATAATTCGATTGAATGATCCTAAACGTTTAAATTCGTTAACGTTTCCAGATTTCGTTAAGATTGCATACTATTTAACGCTGAGTAATAAGAATGACGATGTCTATTTGACATTGATTCAATCCACTGGAGAGTTTTTCTCTAGTGGAggtaaatttgaatctgtTATTGATAATACACCACGTCGTCAAGATACCATTGAAGATATAATGGATGTACTTGGAGCGGTTGCGTCACCGAATGTGTATGTATCGAATGCATTTGCGATGCATGATAAGCCGATTATATGTTGTTTAAATGGACCCGCAGTGGGATTAAGCGCATGTTTAGTCATGTTAAGTGATATCGTGTACGCGAAGAATGATTCTGTTTATTTATTGTTCCCATTTGCCAATCTTGGATTTGTGGCAGAAGTTGGATCATCCGTTACATTGGCggaaaaaattggaatcaATAAAGCTAATGAAGTATTGTATTTTGCCAAGAAATTGGAATTTAATGCAATGATTGATAAGATAATCAATAAGAATTATAATTTATCGGATACAGTTGAATttaacaagaaaatttgtcaagatgttaatgaaaaattgaaacaaatcAATGCCAATAGTTTGCGTAgtatgaaaaaattgattaatcatgatttgaaattaaaattagtTGCAGCGCAATCAATGGAAACTACAACCACTTTGCCCTTCTGGTTGAGCGAAGAACCATACAATCGTTTCAAACAGATGCAACAGAAACAACGTAGACACAAGTTATAA